A genomic stretch from Leptotrichia sp. HSP-536 includes:
- a CDS encoding GNAT family N-acetyltransferase: MKKNYKIKILEAEKDSDLLFKIVEHENKVFGEATVGNWNIKPFTKYGKVFAMVSNDKKEELMSVIEVLSSFDRELAYVYGVSTVPKFEKNGYARILMRYVLNFLKEMGIKKIELTVDKDNFTAKRIYEELGFKIAGNLDNEYGDNIERYLMRYLEK, encoded by the coding sequence ATGAAAAAAAATTATAAAATAAAAATACTGGAAGCAGAAAAAGATTCAGATTTGCTATTTAAAATAGTAGAACATGAAAATAAAGTTTTTGGTGAAGCAACAGTTGGAAATTGGAATATTAAGCCATTCACTAAATATGGAAAAGTTTTTGCAATGGTAAGTAACGATAAAAAAGAAGAATTAATGTCCGTTATTGAAGTATTAAGCAGTTTTGACAGAGAACTCGCTTATGTTTATGGAGTTTCTACTGTACCAAAATTTGAAAAAAATGGATATGCAAGAATATTAATGCGGTATGTACTAAATTTTTTAAAAGAAATGGGTATAAAAAAAATAGAGTTAACTGTTGATAAAGATAATTTTACAGCAAAAAGAATTTATGAAGAATTAGGATTCAAAATTGCAGGAAACTTAGATAATGAATATGGAGATAATATTGAACGATATCTGATGAGATATTTAGAAAAATAA
- a CDS encoding heavy-metal-associated domain-containing protein, with protein MLKKLIEIEGMNCNNCIKKVEDALYGLPEVENVEVNLADKNAKVTLNEEVDDLLIADIVNASGHYKVKDVTEIS; from the coding sequence ATGTTAAAAAAGCTTATAGAAATAGAAGGTATGAATTGTAATAATTGTATAAAAAAAGTGGAAGACGCTTTATATGGATTGCCAGAAGTAGAAAATGTAGAAGTAAATCTTGCTGATAAAAATGCAAAAGTTACTTTGAATGAAGAAGTTGATGATTTATTAATTGCAGATATAGTAAATGCGTCTGGACATTATAAAGTGAAAGATGTCACAGAAATTTCATAA